The Thermovenabulum gondwanense sequence ACGGTCCCAAAAAGGGCAAAAATCGCTCCCGTCAATCCCCCGAGTTTATAGCCTATGTACACCGAAGTGTTAATTGCCACCGCACCGGGTACCGACTGGGAAACTGCTATAATATCGAGAAACTCTTCTTCCTTCAGCCATTTATTTTTTTCCACCATTTCCAACTTCATCAAAGGGATCATAGCATAACCTCCACCCAAGGTGAAGGCACCTATCTTAAAAAAAGCCATAAACATTTTTACAAAAAAACTTAATCTTCCCCCGAGCATCGCCTACCTCCTAACTCAAAGAAGCTATAATAACCCTGTCCAGCCCTGCGAAATCTTTTTTTACCCTCAGGTTTTCCATGCCCTTTGATTTGAAAATCTTCATTACTTCATAAGCCTGTTTTTCCCCGATTTCAAGTATAATAAACCCTCCGGGCTTCAAAAACCTCCTGCTGCCTTCTATTATTTTTCGATAAAAATAAAGCCCATCAGGACCGCCATTTAAAGCGATCCCGGGCTCATATTTAACATCTAAGGGTAAATAATTTAATTCTTTTTCAGGAATATAAGGAGGGTTGGAAACCACTATATCCAAATCAAAAATATTATTTTCAAAAAAAGGTTCCCAGAGGTCCCCCTTCAAAAAAACAATCCTATCCTCTACATTATGTCTTTTCGCGTTTTCCCGTGCAACTTCTAAAGATAGTTCGGTAATATCCGAAGCATAACAGAAAACGTTTTTCAAATTATAGGCTATGGAAATGGCTATAGCTCCACTCCCCGTACATAAATCTGCAATTTTAACCAAGGAGTCCTTGCCGTATTTGTCCCTAAGGATATTTATCGCTTCTTCCACCAGAAGTTCGGTTTCCGGTCGGGGAATAAGAACTCCCTCTTTTACAAAAAAATCTAAGGAAAAAAATTCCTTGCTGTTAGTAATATAGGCTACGGGATAATGCCTTTCTCGCAGGGATATTTTTTTAAAAAAGTTATTGAGTTCATCTTCGGATAATTCGTATTCGGGATGGGAAAAAATAAATTCCCTGTTTTTAGAAATTACATGGGCTAAAATAACTTCCGCATCCAAAAAGGCTGATCCTATTTTCTTTTCCATCAGTAGCTCTCTTCCTCTTTTCAGAGCATCCCGCAACCTCATCGTCAATACCCCTTACTCTTCGGATTGGGCAAGTTTTCTCGCCTGTTCTTCGGCAATTAAGCTCTCTATAATTTCATCCAGTTCTCCATCCAGTATGCTTTCCAGCTTATGCAGGGTAAGTCCAATTCTGTGATCCGTTACCCTGCCTTGAGGGAAATTATATGTTCGGATTCTTTCACTTCTATCTCCCGTGCCTACCTGGCTTCTCCTGCTTTCTGCTATTTTCTGGTCCTGTTCCTGCTTTTTCATCTCCAGAAGTTTGGCTCTTAAAATCTTCATTGCCTTTTCTCTATTTTTTAACTGCGACCTTTCATCCTGGCAGGTAACAACTATACCCGTAGGAAAATGGGTTATTCTAACCGCCGAATCCGTGGTATTTACCGATTGTCCGCCGTGTCCTGAAGATCTGAATACATCAATCCTTATATCCTGAGGGTTAATCTCCACATCCACCTCTTCCGCTTCGGGCAGAACCGCCACGGTAGCGGTAGAAGTATGGATTCTGCCCCCGGCTTCGGTTACAGGTATTCTCTGCACCCTGTGCACCCCGGATTCATACTTCAATTTGCTGTAAGCCCCTTTCCCTATTATTTCAAAAACCACTTCCTTGAATCCTCCGAGCTCCGTGGGGCTGGTGCTCATCAGCTCTACCTTCCATCCCTGACGTTCTGCATAGCGGGTATACATTCTGTAAAGGTCTGATGCAAAAAGGGCCGCTTCTTCTCCTCCGGCTCCCGCCCTGATTTCCATAATTACATCCTTTTCGTCATTAGGATCTTTCGGAAGTAGCATTATCCTCAATTTTTCCTTTAATTCCCTTTCCCTTTCCTCCAATTTATCCATTTCGGCTCTTAAAAATTCTTCCATTTCTTTATCCTTTTCCGTTTTTAAAAGCTCTTTTGCCTCTTCAATTTCCTTAACCACACTTTTGTATTCTTTATAACAGTTTACTACTTCTTCTAAAGACGCATGTTCCTTTGCAAGAGCCCTCCATTCTTCCTGTTTTGCTATTATCTGAGGGTCGCTGATTTTTTCCGTTAATTCTTCATATCTTTTTAAGAGTCCTTCCAATTTTTCTATCAAAAGTTTTCCCTCCTATATTACGCACTTTAAGGCTTCCAATGCCACTTCGATTTGAGAGTCATCGGGTGGCCTTGTGGTCAAAAGCTGTAACCACATGCCCGGAAGGCTGAGAAGCTTTGCGATTTTAGAATCGCTCCTTCCGGCAAACCTGATAAATTCGTAGGAAATTCCGGCTACCAAAGGAAAAAGCAGAATCCTGGAAATAATTCTTAAAAGAATACCCGGCCATCCCAGAAAAGAAAATAGCAAAATACTCACGATCATTACTATTAATAAAAAACTGGTGCCGCAACGGGGGTGAAGGGTTTTATACTTTTTGGCATTTTCCACCGTTAACGGGTCTCCGTTTTCATAGCAGTGCACCGCCATATGTTCGGCGCCGTGGTATTCAAAAAACCTTTTAATATCCTTCATTATGGAAATTGAAAAAATATATAAAAAGAATATTGATATTCTGATAAGCCCTTCGATCAGGTTTAATACAACGGGATTTTTAACACCCTTCTCGAAAAATTTTATTAAAAAGGTTGGCAATACGATAAAAAGGGCAACGGCAAAACCTACAGCCATAATAACGGAAAGCGCTATATCCTTTGACGTAAGTTTATATTCTTCTTCTTCCACCACACTGGCTGAATAGGTAAGGGCATTAATCCCTATGACCAGCATTTCAATCAGAGACAGAGCTCCCCTTATCACGGGTAATCTAAAAAAAGGATGTCTTTTTTGCAGGGAATAATTTTCTTCTTTTTTCACCACTATATCCCTGCCCTTTCGAACCGCAATGGCCGTGTACTTAGGCCCTCTCATCATAACGCCTTCGATAACTGCCTGTCCCCCAATGGATGGTTTGGCTATTTTCATTTTATTTTCCCCTTTTCCCCAATATATGAATAAAGGTTAGAGCGTACACTCTAACCGTTTATTCTTCATCTTTTATACCAAATCTCTTCTTAAATCTCTCTACGCGGCCGCCGGTATCCACAAGCTTTTGTTTGCCGGTGAAAAACGGATGGCACTTGGAGCAGATTTCCACATGAATTTCAGGTTTTGTTGAACCGGTCTCAAAAGTTTCGCCACATGCACATTTTACAACTGCCCTGTAGTACTTTGGATGAATTCCTTCTTTCACCTTTCTCACCTCTACCTTTTGTGTCTTTTGTTAAAGCTATAAATTACCCTTGATATTATAGCACAGGTTTATTTTTAAAACAAGTAATTATTTAAAATATCAGGTATCTTTTTATTACATTACGATATCCAATTTTTCATGGCATTTTTCGCATACATCGCCTTTTATTAGCTTCCTAGTATTATAATAATTTCTTTTTATCAGAGGCGCTCCGCATTTTTTACAGTAGGTGGTGCTGCCCTCTTCGTCGTCGATATTCCCAGTATATACGTAATAAAGGAAATTTCTGGCTATCTGTCTTGCCCTTTTTACCCTTTCCACGGGAGTAGGGGGCAAATTCAGTTTGTAGTTTGGAAAATACTTAGAAAAATGAAGGGGGATTCTCTTATCTATGGAGGAAATCCAGAAAGCAAGACGTTCTATTTCGTCATCTTCGTCGTTTAAGCCCGGTATAAGAAGTGTAGTAATTTCCACGTGGCAGAATTTCTTACTTATCTCTATGGTCCTCAGTACTGGTGATAATTTTCCAGCAGTGATATCCCTGTAAAAATCCTCTTTAAAGGCTTTAAGGTCGATATTCATAGCATCTATATATGGAATAATTTCCCTTAAAGGTTTTTCTTCAATAAAACCGTTGGTCACCAGCACATTTTTTAAGCCCCTCTCTTTCGATATCCTTACCACATCGTATACATATTCGTACCAGATGGTAGGCTCGTTGTAGGTAAAGGCAATCCCCAGGTTGTCCTTTTGAGACTCTGCTATTTCTACGAGTTTTAATGGGCTGACCTCCTGAGTCGGTACCTGCGCAACCTGAGCGATCTGCCAGTTTTGACAGAATTTGCACCGAAAGTTACATCCAAAACTTCCAACGGAAAATATTAAACTGCCCGGGTAAAAATGGTATAGGGGCTTTTTTTCTATGGGATCCAAAGCCCAGGAGGATATTCTTTCGTAATTAGTCGTATACAAAATACCATCTATATTTTTTCTTACCCTGCAGATTCCAAAATTGCCGTTTTTAATCCGGCATCCATGGGGGCATAGACTACAGACGACCAGATCCCCTTTTGGGTTTTGATAAAACATTGCCTCTTTCATTTTGCGTCCCTTCTTTTCGTTAAAAATGTCTCACCACTTCAAACCTCTCTATCTCATAATCTTCTTCCGGGGAGATTCCAGCCTTCCTTAAAGCGATCTCTAACTGTTCTTCTACCGTATCTATTCCTTCCAGGTCGGGAAGTAAAAGCCCCGTTCTTTTCCCCCTTCTTACTATAACCCCGTATTTCTTAGGATCCAGTTCCTTTTTGGATTTAACCTTCTCGGGTGGCATCAAAACATCTACCGAGTAGGTAAGGTCGGGGAGCTCTTCTTTCTCCACCGGGAAAAACCTGGGGTCTTCACATCCGGCGCTGATCGCATTCTGTATAATCTCCTCGGCTATATTTTCCCTGGTGGGGAAAATTGTTCCGATACATCCCCTCAACTGTCCGTGTTTTTTTATGGAAACAAATACCCCCGCTCTTTGAGTTAACATTTCTTCGGGAAGCCCTTGTGGAACATCAATAATTTTTCCCGTCTTTACATAAGTCTCCACGGTCTTTCTTGCCAGGCTAACGTAAGGATCTTCTTTTTGCCTTCTTTTTTCCACTTCTTTCATCCGTTTATCGTAAAGTTCTTTTAATTTGCTTTCCCCTTCACCGAGGGGCAGGAACCTGGCAACACAGTACCCCACCCCGAAGGGCCCTTCATAAGAAAGCACCTTTGGTTCTACCTTGAGACCATCAAGACTTCCCAGCATAATCCAGATTGACCTCAATCCGCATTCGCCGGCCTTTTCAATCAGGCTTAAATCCATGCTGTGAAGTCCTTCAATATCAAAATTTTGCAGGTGCTTGACCAGTATTTCATCAAATAACCTCCCCTTCGGGGAAAAACCCGCCGGAGCATCGGGAGTAAGCCTGTGAGAAAGGTCTCCGCTTGCTATAACCACGATCTTTTTACCGGTGATCTCTGCCGCTTCTTTTATAACGGTTCCAAATTTATAAAGGTCTTCATAAGGTAAAAGTCCAAAAGACATTACAACCAATTTAAATTCCCTGAAATATTTGGAAACAAAGTAGAGCGGAACAAGAACTCCGTGATCAAGTTCCTCCCTTACACCGAATTTCCTGAGAGGAATTTCGGAGGACTTTACAACCGGAATATTGTTCCTTTTTGCAACCTTTATTATTTCTTCCTTTAATATTTCGTCCTGTTTAAATTCCATTTTTATATCGGGTGCTCCGAAATCGGAAAAATCTCCCCTTAAAGGGAAATCGTAAACAAAAATGGCATCCTGAAATACCGGACCGTGGGGTGATATAAGGACTATGCAATCGGGGTTGAGGTGCTCTATTTCCATTCCTACAAAGCAAGCCGCTTCTACAGTTTTTATTATTTTTTCCGTCTGGCTGTTACCAATCTCTTCTATCATTACGGGTGCATGGGGCATTAAATAACCTGCTATTATATTCATATCCTTATCTTTTCCCACAATAGCTGGGGCCGGGATATTTGTATTCCGCCTGAAAAGGCTTAAAGATTCCCGGCAGGCGGTACTTCTTTAAGCCCTTTTAATATTTCTAATATATATTTTAATCCAAATTTTCCCGGTTAGTATCATTTTTTACGTAAGAGGGTTCCACATGCACTGTGACATTGCAGTGAATTTTTTCTTCAATTTGCCGCTCAATTTTTTCTGATAATTCGTGGGCTTCAAAAAAGGTCAGTTCATGGTTTAACACCACATGCATGGATATTTCCTTATAGGCCCCGTAGTCGTGTATAAAAACCTTGTGAACATCCACTACATGAGGAAATAAATATGCCGTCTCCTGAATTTCCTTAATCATCTCCTCCTGCGCAATTTCCCCTATTAACTTTGAGCAGGACTCATAAGCCATTGTAGTCCCGGTATAGATTATTAAAGCAGATACCAGAAAACCAAATACCGCGTCTACTTTATAGTACCCGTATTTTGAACTTATTATGGCTACTGCCACCAGCACCGATGCTATGGCATCGGTCCTGTGGTGCCAGGCATCCGCGATCAAAGCCTGGGCTGAAATCCTGTTGCCCAGTTCAATGGAGAACCTGCTCATCCATTCTTTAAAAATTGCCGAAACCAGCATAAAAAAAGCCACTAAATAGCTTCCAGCAACCTTTTCATTGGCTATAAACCTCTCGTAAGAGGATTTGCCAAATTCAAAGCCCACAACAGTTAAAAGTAACGCTATTAACAAAGAGGCCAGAAATTCTATCCTTCCATGCCCGTAAGGATGCTTTTCATCCGGGGGTACGGCTGAGAATTTAAAACCCAAAAGCACTGCGACGGAGGTCAAAACGTCGGAAGCCGTATGAATGCCGTCCGCAATGAGAGAAATACTGTTTAAAATCATACCCAAAAGTATTTTTATTATTGAAAGAAAAAAATTCCCTACTATACTAACCCAGCTCTCCAAATAGGCAATTTTTTTTCTTTCATCGGGCTTTGTATACTTTTCTTTTGCCGGGTCAAGTTTCAATATCTTTAAAATAAAAAAGTCGGTAGTATTTTTTATAATCTTATCCAGCAACGAATTCACTCC is a genomic window containing:
- the amrS gene encoding AmmeMemoRadiSam system radical SAM enzyme, coding for MKEAMFYQNPKGDLVVCSLCPHGCRIKNGNFGICRVRKNIDGILYTTNYERISSWALDPIEKKPLYHFYPGSLIFSVGSFGCNFRCKFCQNWQIAQVAQVPTQEVSPLKLVEIAESQKDNLGIAFTYNEPTIWYEYVYDVVRISKERGLKNVLVTNGFIEEKPLREIIPYIDAMNIDLKAFKEDFYRDITAGKLSPVLRTIEISKKFCHVEITTLLIPGLNDEDDEIERLAFWISSIDKRIPLHFSKYFPNYKLNLPPTPVERVKRARQIARNFLYYVYTGNIDDEEGSTTYCKKCGAPLIKRNYYNTRKLIKGDVCEKCHEKLDIVM
- the amrA gene encoding AmmeMemoRadiSam system protein A, with the protein product MNIIAGYLMPHAPVMIEEIGNSQTEKIIKTVEAACFVGMEIEHLNPDCIVLISPHGPVFQDAIFVYDFPLRGDFSDFGAPDIKMEFKQDEILKEEIIKVAKRNNIPVVKSSEIPLRKFGVREELDHGVLVPLYFVSKYFREFKLVVMSFGLLPYEDLYKFGTVIKEAAEITGKKIVVIASGDLSHRLTPDAPAGFSPKGRLFDEILVKHLQNFDIEGLHSMDLSLIEKAGECGLRSIWIMLGSLDGLKVEPKVLSYEGPFGVGYCVARFLPLGEGESKLKELYDKRMKEVEKRRQKEDPYVSLARKTVETYVKTGKIIDVPQGLPEEMLTQRAGVFVSIKKHGQLRGCIGTIFPTRENIAEEIIQNAISAGCEDPRFFPVEKEELPDLTYSVDVLMPPEKVKSKKELDPKKYGVIVRRGKRTGLLLPDLEGIDTVEEQLEIALRKAGISPEEDYEIERFEVVRHF
- the rpmE gene encoding 50S ribosomal protein L31, with protein sequence MKEGIHPKYYRAVVKCACGETFETGSTKPEIHVEICSKCHPFFTGKQKLVDTGGRVERFKKRFGIKDEE
- the prmC gene encoding peptide chain release factor N(5)-glutamine methyltransferase, which gives rise to MRLRDALKRGRELLMEKKIGSAFLDAEVILAHVISKNREFIFSHPEYELSEDELNNFFKKISLRERHYPVAYITNSKEFFSLDFFVKEGVLIPRPETELLVEEAINILRDKYGKDSLVKIADLCTGSGAIAISIAYNLKNVFCYASDITELSLEVARENAKRHNVEDRIVFLKGDLWEPFFENNIFDLDIVVSNPPYIPEKELNYLPLDVKYEPGIALNGGPDGLYFYRKIIEGSRRFLKPGGFIILEIGEKQAYEVMKIFKSKGMENLRVKKDFAGLDRVIIASLS
- the prfA gene encoding peptide chain release factor 1, coding for MIEKLEGLLKRYEELTEKISDPQIIAKQEEWRALAKEHASLEEVVNCYKEYKSVVKEIEEAKELLKTEKDKEMEEFLRAEMDKLEERERELKEKLRIMLLPKDPNDEKDVIMEIRAGAGGEEAALFASDLYRMYTRYAERQGWKVELMSTSPTELGGFKEVVFEIIGKGAYSKLKYESGVHRVQRIPVTEAGGRIHTSTATVAVLPEAEEVDVEINPQDIRIDVFRSSGHGGQSVNTTDSAVRITHFPTGIVVTCQDERSQLKNREKAMKILRAKLLEMKKQEQDQKIAESRRSQVGTGDRSERIRTYNFPQGRVTDHRIGLTLHKLESILDGELDEIIESLIAEEQARKLAQSEE
- a CDS encoding DUF1385 domain-containing protein is translated as MKIAKPSIGGQAVIEGVMMRGPKYTAIAVRKGRDIVVKKEENYSLQKRHPFFRLPVIRGALSLIEMLVIGINALTYSASVVEEEEYKLTSKDIALSVIMAVGFAVALFIVLPTFLIKFFEKGVKNPVVLNLIEGLIRISIFFLYIFSISIMKDIKRFFEYHGAEHMAVHCYENGDPLTVENAKKYKTLHPRCGTSFLLIVMIVSILLFSFLGWPGILLRIISRILLFPLVAGISYEFIRFAGRSDSKIAKLLSLPGMWLQLLTTRPPDDSQIEVALEALKCVI
- a CDS encoding cation diffusion facilitator family transporter, translated to MLDKIIKNTTDFFILKILKLDPAKEKYTKPDERKKIAYLESWVSIVGNFFLSIIKILLGMILNSISLIADGIHTASDVLTSVAVLLGFKFSAVPPDEKHPYGHGRIEFLASLLIALLLTVVGFEFGKSSYERFIANEKVAGSYLVAFFMLVSAIFKEWMSRFSIELGNRISAQALIADAWHHRTDAIASVLVAVAIISSKYGYYKVDAVFGFLVSALIIYTGTTMAYESCSKLIGEIAQEEMIKEIQETAYLFPHVVDVHKVFIHDYGAYKEISMHVVLNHELTFFEAHELSEKIERQIEEKIHCNVTVHVEPSYVKNDTNRENLD